The Pantoea nemavictus genome includes a region encoding these proteins:
- the rraB gene encoding ribonuclease E inhibitor RraB, which translates to MAYEALLEEQREETRLIIEELLEDGSDPDALYTIEHHLSCNNFDSLEKVAVDAFKLGYEVSEPEELELEDGSKVMCVDILSEGALKPELIDAQVEQLVNLAGSYNVDYDGWGTYFEDPDAEDEDDDGEFIDDEEDNGVRH; encoded by the coding sequence ATGGCATATGAAGCATTGCTGGAAGAACAGCGCGAAGAGACGCGACTGATCATTGAAGAGCTGCTGGAAGACGGCAGCGATCCCGATGCGCTTTACACTATCGAGCATCATCTCTCCTGCAACAATTTCGACTCGCTGGAGAAGGTGGCGGTTGATGCCTTCAAGCTGGGCTATGAAGTGAGCGAGCCAGAGGAGCTGGAGCTGGAAGACGGCAGCAAAGTGATGTGCGTTGATATCCTGAGCGAAGGCGCGCTGAAGCCGGAGCTGATTGACGCGCAGGTTGAGCAGTTGGTGAATCTGGCGGGCAGCTACAACGTCGATTACGACGGTTGGGGCACCTACTTTGAAGATCCCGATGCCGAAGATGAAGACGACGATGGCGAATTCATCGACGACGAAGAAGACAACGGTGTACGCCACTAA
- the miaE gene encoding tRNA isopentenyl-2-thiomethyl-A-37 hydroxylase MiaE: protein MNYAPLLEPIYQFLHCRTPHAWIDEARKPENLTLLLTDHMVCELKAAQTAVFIIRKYVADKPSGDAILAWLKPYEDFIYRDEPDSNFINAHKNLTKSIIVRNELPWADDLVEMMVLLIKEELHHFYQVWEIMQSRGLPYRKITASRYAKGLIREIATYEPDALVDKLICGAYIEARSCERFASLAPYLDEQLEKFYISLLRSEARHYQDYLKLAQQISPKDIAPRVQAFGATEARLISEPDGELRFHSGVPTV, encoded by the coding sequence ATGAATTACGCTCCGCTATTAGAACCGATCTATCAATTCCTGCATTGCCGCACGCCACACGCGTGGATTGATGAAGCGCGCAAGCCGGAAAATCTGACGCTGCTGCTCACCGATCATATGGTTTGCGAATTGAAGGCCGCGCAAACCGCGGTGTTTATCATCCGTAAATACGTGGCGGATAAGCCGAGTGGCGATGCCATTCTGGCGTGGCTTAAGCCGTATGAAGATTTTATCTACCGCGATGAACCGGACAGCAACTTTATCAACGCCCACAAAAATCTGACCAAAAGTATCATTGTGCGCAATGAGCTGCCGTGGGCCGACGATTTGGTAGAGATGATGGTGCTGCTGATCAAAGAGGAGTTGCATCACTTTTATCAGGTGTGGGAAATCATGCAGTCGCGCGGTTTGCCCTATCGTAAAATCACCGCCAGCCGTTATGCCAAAGGGCTGATCCGTGAAATCGCCACGTATGAGCCAGATGCGCTGGTGGATAAGTTGATTTGCGGAGCGTACATCGAAGCGCGATCCTGCGAACGTTTCGCCAGCCTGGCGCCGTATCTGGATGAGCAGCTTGAGAAGTTCTACATTTCGCTGTTGCGATCGGAAGCGCGTCATTACCAGGATTATCTGAAGCTGGCGCAGCAGATTTCGCCGAAGGACATTGCGCCACGCGTACAGGCG